The following proteins are co-located in the Pararge aegeria chromosome 3, ilParAegt1.1, whole genome shotgun sequence genome:
- the LOC120636613 gene encoding anaphase-promoting complex subunit 5 isoform X2 codes for MDLGNENIDFIKLINIKGNVDNITPHKIAVVAFIREYGLLKIEAKDMIDCTMAPKYRKDFCILALKLIQCPDMEFKELEALLTDGRYNLLSVHLQNFCVRLQNVYVNGVNALTDCVSSTIDKLMIEQSETNPCVITRCSVLGFYLRRIMLYLDKLTFVQVASLYKAFCIYYQRGRPGLMMRSLSKEKLNNVEVQAAGPTISPVLPDESKQQELLIKINLFDRDHFEECQWSRKQAELFTAQQANLLQINEKRAMQPKQLQKTILQIMNDIPEYPDIHFLSFLNCIRMKEFSGAQDSLYNCFDRAVFNMCGNGNISNDRNKNFRYAALNRAAMHTQFGHKSVAMEGVREALAVAQEAADGACLAHAAAWGALAGGRARRAALLARVPRPPRAAASAVQLMAQHAAVNAARPADVFQIITKGDSINYLHSMTDLTMAGLSNTAALWGLYGKTEMASVNCQLLLNLNTKCNVGNGSVWQWSEGVGAAGPMGAAGAGTLCAAAWRGRTQLATALASLFVAPQVRSAFAKQQASAALRAAKWEEADQYIRQLASYDRWESQLLRAEMYFLKGDATDALETLHDILDYCKTEDDSLHYMSLRLKGMIMMSEVQHTFSTIRSTNIMLLNEALSLARKYHLHYLAATAEMHIANVQLHMGCTKNALTLVRKVLPLIMEHGSAYDLARGTLLYTKCRIATAPPAGEARSQVLQSCCEALDTVKENFSKVGAQARLLHTWYLQAQLYNDIGNTVARNHCAWMYRQLETQQPLEPFNMLHIMY; via the exons ATGGATTTGGGAAATGAAAATATAGacttcataaaattaattaatataaagggTAATGTTGATAATATAACACCCCATAAAATAGCAGTGGTGGCTTTTATTAGAGAATATGGATTGTTAAAAATAGAAG CAAAAGATATGATTGATTGTACCATGGCACCTAAATACAGGaaagatttttgtattttggctttaaaattaattcag TGCCCTGATATGGAATTTAAAGAATTAGAAGCACTACTCACAGATGGAAGGTATAATTTATTAAGTGTACACCTGCAGAATTTTTGTGTACGTCTGCAAAATGTTTATGTCAATGGAGTAAATGCTCTTACAGATTGTGTTTCTTCAACCATTGATAAGTTAATGATAGAACAAAGCGAAACAAATCCTTGTGTCATAACCAGATGTAGTGTtctag GTTTTTATTTACGAAGAATAATGTTGTACTTGGATAAACTTACTTTTGTGCAAGTTGCCTCACTGTACAAAGCTTTTTGTATATACTATCAAAGAGGTAGACCCGGACTGATGATGAGATCCCTGAGCAAGGAG AAACTGAACAATGTTGAGGTACAAGCGGCAGGACCCACAATATCACCTGTACTACCTGATGAATCAAAACAGCAGGAgttattaatcaaaattaacCTTTTTGATAGAGATCA tttCGAGGAATGCCAATGGTCCAGGAAGCAAGCAGAATTATTTACAGCCCAACAAGCGAATCTGTtgcaaattaatgaaaaaaggGCAATGCAACCTAAACAGTTGCAAAAAACAATATTGCAAATTATGAATGACATTCCGGAATATCCAGATATT cATTTCCTTAGTTTTTTGAATTGTATAAGAATGAAAGAGTTCAGTGGTGCGCAAGATTCGCTTTATAATTGTTTCGATCGTGCTGTGTTCAATATGTGCGGAAATGGAAACATAtcaaatgatagaaataaaaatttccgATATGCTGCACTAAATCGCGCTGCGATGCATACTCAGTTTGGTCACAA gTCTGTGGCGATGGAGGGCGTGCGAGAAGCGTTGGCCGTGGCACAGGAGGCGGCGGACGGCGCGTGCCTGGCACACGCGGCTGCGTGGGGCGCACTGGCGGGCGGGCGCGCGCGACGTGCCGCTCTGTTAGCCCGCGTGCCGCGACCGCCGCGTGCCGCTGCCTCCGCCGTGCAGCTTATGGCACAGCACGCGGCAGTCAACGCTGCGCGCCCCGCGGATGTGTTCCAG ATCATTACCAAAGGAGACTCAATTAATTACCTCCACTCCATGACTGATTTGACTATGGCGGGTCTGTCAAACACGGCTGCTTTATGGGGTCTCTATGGAAAGACCGAAATGGCATCTGTTAACTGCCAGCTCCTTCTAAATTTAAACACAA aaTGCAATGTGGGCAACGGAAGTGTTTGGCAGTGGTCGGAAGGAGTGGGTGCAGCGGGACCGATGGGTGCGGCGGGCGCGGGCACTCTTTGCGCGGCTGCTTGGCGCGGTCGTACCCAACTGGCTACCGCACTCGCCTCACTCTTTGTGGCACCGCAAGTTCGCTCCGCTTTTGCCAAGCAACAAGCATCAGCTGCTCTCAGGGCTG CGAAATGGGAAGAGGCAGATCAATACATACGCCAATTGGCATCGTACGATCGATGGGAGAGCCAACTTCTAAGAGCGGAGATGTATTTCCTGAAAGGGGACGCAACGGATGCTCTTGAAACTCTGCATGATATCCTGGACTATTGCAAGACCGAAGATGATAGTTTGCATTATATGAGTCTGAGGTTGAAAGGCATGATAATGATGTCAGAAGTTCAACATACTTTCAGTACAATCCGTTCTACCAATATTATGTTGTTGAATGAAGCTTTGTCTTTGGCAAGAAAGTATCACCTACATTACCTTGCGGCCACAGCGGAAATGCACATAGCAAACGTTCAACTTCATATGGGTTGTACAAAAAATGCTTTGACCTTAGTAAGGAAAGTCCTGCCCCTGATTATGGAGCACGGGAGCGCCTACGATTTAGCCAGAG GTACACTACTGTATACAAAATGCCGGATAGCAACTGCGCCGCCGGCTGGTGAAGCGCGCTCCCAAGTGCTGCAGTCATGCTGTGAAGCTCTCGAcactgtgaaggaaaacttttCGAAGGTTGGGGCTCAAGCGCGTCTTTTGCATACATGGTATCTGCAG GCACAACTCTACAATGATATTGGCAATACCGTAGCAAGGAATCATTGTGCGTGGATGTACAGACAACTAGAAACACAGCAACCACTAGAACCATTTAATATGCtgcatataatgtattaa
- the LOC120636613 gene encoding anaphase-promoting complex subunit 5 isoform X1 yields MDLGNENIDFIKLINIKGNVDNITPHKIAVVAFIREYGLLKIEAKDMIDCTMAPKYRKDFCILALKLIQCPDMEFKELEALLTDGRYNLLSVHLQNFCVRLQNVYVNGVNALTDCVSSTIDKLMIEQSETNPCVITRCSVLGFYLRRIMLYLDKLTFVQVASLYKAFCIYYQRGRPGLMMRSLSKEKLNNVEVQAAGPTISPVLPDESKQQELLIKINLFDRDHSFEECQWSRKQAELFTAQQANLLQINEKRAMQPKQLQKTILQIMNDIPEYPDIHFLSFLNCIRMKEFSGAQDSLYNCFDRAVFNMCGNGNISNDRNKNFRYAALNRAAMHTQFGHKSVAMEGVREALAVAQEAADGACLAHAAAWGALAGGRARRAALLARVPRPPRAAASAVQLMAQHAAVNAARPADVFQIITKGDSINYLHSMTDLTMAGLSNTAALWGLYGKTEMASVNCQLLLNLNTKCNVGNGSVWQWSEGVGAAGPMGAAGAGTLCAAAWRGRTQLATALASLFVAPQVRSAFAKQQASAALRAAKWEEADQYIRQLASYDRWESQLLRAEMYFLKGDATDALETLHDILDYCKTEDDSLHYMSLRLKGMIMMSEVQHTFSTIRSTNIMLLNEALSLARKYHLHYLAATAEMHIANVQLHMGCTKNALTLVRKVLPLIMEHGSAYDLARGTLLYTKCRIATAPPAGEARSQVLQSCCEALDTVKENFSKVGAQARLLHTWYLQAQLYNDIGNTVARNHCAWMYRQLETQQPLEPFNMLHIMY; encoded by the exons ATGGATTTGGGAAATGAAAATATAGacttcataaaattaattaatataaagggTAATGTTGATAATATAACACCCCATAAAATAGCAGTGGTGGCTTTTATTAGAGAATATGGATTGTTAAAAATAGAAG CAAAAGATATGATTGATTGTACCATGGCACCTAAATACAGGaaagatttttgtattttggctttaaaattaattcag TGCCCTGATATGGAATTTAAAGAATTAGAAGCACTACTCACAGATGGAAGGTATAATTTATTAAGTGTACACCTGCAGAATTTTTGTGTACGTCTGCAAAATGTTTATGTCAATGGAGTAAATGCTCTTACAGATTGTGTTTCTTCAACCATTGATAAGTTAATGATAGAACAAAGCGAAACAAATCCTTGTGTCATAACCAGATGTAGTGTtctag GTTTTTATTTACGAAGAATAATGTTGTACTTGGATAAACTTACTTTTGTGCAAGTTGCCTCACTGTACAAAGCTTTTTGTATATACTATCAAAGAGGTAGACCCGGACTGATGATGAGATCCCTGAGCAAGGAG AAACTGAACAATGTTGAGGTACAAGCGGCAGGACCCACAATATCACCTGTACTACCTGATGAATCAAAACAGCAGGAgttattaatcaaaattaacCTTTTTGATAGAGATCA cagtttCGAGGAATGCCAATGGTCCAGGAAGCAAGCAGAATTATTTACAGCCCAACAAGCGAATCTGTtgcaaattaatgaaaaaaggGCAATGCAACCTAAACAGTTGCAAAAAACAATATTGCAAATTATGAATGACATTCCGGAATATCCAGATATT cATTTCCTTAGTTTTTTGAATTGTATAAGAATGAAAGAGTTCAGTGGTGCGCAAGATTCGCTTTATAATTGTTTCGATCGTGCTGTGTTCAATATGTGCGGAAATGGAAACATAtcaaatgatagaaataaaaatttccgATATGCTGCACTAAATCGCGCTGCGATGCATACTCAGTTTGGTCACAA gTCTGTGGCGATGGAGGGCGTGCGAGAAGCGTTGGCCGTGGCACAGGAGGCGGCGGACGGCGCGTGCCTGGCACACGCGGCTGCGTGGGGCGCACTGGCGGGCGGGCGCGCGCGACGTGCCGCTCTGTTAGCCCGCGTGCCGCGACCGCCGCGTGCCGCTGCCTCCGCCGTGCAGCTTATGGCACAGCACGCGGCAGTCAACGCTGCGCGCCCCGCGGATGTGTTCCAG ATCATTACCAAAGGAGACTCAATTAATTACCTCCACTCCATGACTGATTTGACTATGGCGGGTCTGTCAAACACGGCTGCTTTATGGGGTCTCTATGGAAAGACCGAAATGGCATCTGTTAACTGCCAGCTCCTTCTAAATTTAAACACAA aaTGCAATGTGGGCAACGGAAGTGTTTGGCAGTGGTCGGAAGGAGTGGGTGCAGCGGGACCGATGGGTGCGGCGGGCGCGGGCACTCTTTGCGCGGCTGCTTGGCGCGGTCGTACCCAACTGGCTACCGCACTCGCCTCACTCTTTGTGGCACCGCAAGTTCGCTCCGCTTTTGCCAAGCAACAAGCATCAGCTGCTCTCAGGGCTG CGAAATGGGAAGAGGCAGATCAATACATACGCCAATTGGCATCGTACGATCGATGGGAGAGCCAACTTCTAAGAGCGGAGATGTATTTCCTGAAAGGGGACGCAACGGATGCTCTTGAAACTCTGCATGATATCCTGGACTATTGCAAGACCGAAGATGATAGTTTGCATTATATGAGTCTGAGGTTGAAAGGCATGATAATGATGTCAGAAGTTCAACATACTTTCAGTACAATCCGTTCTACCAATATTATGTTGTTGAATGAAGCTTTGTCTTTGGCAAGAAAGTATCACCTACATTACCTTGCGGCCACAGCGGAAATGCACATAGCAAACGTTCAACTTCATATGGGTTGTACAAAAAATGCTTTGACCTTAGTAAGGAAAGTCCTGCCCCTGATTATGGAGCACGGGAGCGCCTACGATTTAGCCAGAG GTACACTACTGTATACAAAATGCCGGATAGCAACTGCGCCGCCGGCTGGTGAAGCGCGCTCCCAAGTGCTGCAGTCATGCTGTGAAGCTCTCGAcactgtgaaggaaaacttttCGAAGGTTGGGGCTCAAGCGCGTCTTTTGCATACATGGTATCTGCAG GCACAACTCTACAATGATATTGGCAATACCGTAGCAAGGAATCATTGTGCGTGGATGTACAGACAACTAGAAACACAGCAACCACTAGAACCATTTAATATGCtgcatataatgtattaa
- the LOC120637104 gene encoding caspase-like isoform X1, producing the protein MSDTFTDAGNYNRTPAASGNATADSSVISNVKEISYYDVSGEKYLTIFNHYCYKNTRYFQYKKPSSRIGTNEDVKRLTNTFQNMDYKVTCHDDMDYGDIIDKIIEISKQDHKETSCLCFAFLTHGLKGGDLFAADRPYQFKDVTILLENGHPSLVGKPKLFFIQACRGDQIDSGRKVVIDGPEVSVNIPTHADFLVLYSSVENFVSYRDRDGSFLVQELCDIIEEYHQEWDILHIITLVQRRIAYYRATFSPANLSIHEKKQMPETRFSLTKLFKFRS; encoded by the exons ATGAGTGATACTTTCACCGATGCTGGTAATTACAACAGAACTCCGGCTGCATCAGG AAACGCCACTGCTGATTCATCGGTAATAAGTAACGTCAAAGAAATTTCTTACTATGACGTGTCTGGTGAAAAATATTTGACAATATTCAATcactattgttataaaaataccaGATATTTTCA atataaaaaacCATCATCACGCATTGGCACAAACGAAGATGTCAAAAGATTGACAAATACATTCCAAAATATGGATTACAAAGTTACTTGTCATGATGATATGGACTATGGCGATATTATAGACAAAATCATAGAAA taAGTAAGCAGGATCATAAAGAAACATCATGCCTGTGCTTTGCATTTTTAACACATGGGCTAAAAGGCGGGGATCTCTTTGCAGCCGACCGACCTTATCAGTTCAAAGATGTGACAATATTACTTGAAAATGGACATCCAAGtctcgtcggcaaaccgaagctCTTTTTCATTCAA GCATGCAGGGGTGACCAGATAGACAGTGGCCGAAAGGTGGTAATTGATGGACCTGAAGTGTCAGTAAACATTCCTACTCACGCGGATTTTTTGGTTTTGTACTCAAGTGTAgaaa ATTTCGTGTCCTATAGAGATAGAGATGGTTCATTCTTGGTCCAGGAACTCTGCGACATTATTGAAGAATATCACCAAGAGTGGGatattttgcatattattaCACTGGTGCAGAGAAGAATAGCCTACTATAGAGCAACATTTTCGCCAGCAAACCTCTCTATACATGAGAAGAAACAAATGCCCGAGACTCGTTTTTCTTTgacaaaattgtttaaatttagaagttaa
- the LOC120637104 gene encoding caspase-like isoform X2, translated as MLVITTELRLHQGRNATADSSVISNVKEISYYDVSGEKYLTIFNHYCYKNTRYFQYKKPSSRIGTNEDVKRLTNTFQNMDYKVTCHDDMDYGDIIDKIIEISKQDHKETSCLCFAFLTHGLKGGDLFAADRPYQFKDVTILLENGHPSLVGKPKLFFIQACRGDQIDSGRKVVIDGPEVSVNIPTHADFLVLYSSVENFVSYRDRDGSFLVQELCDIIEEYHQEWDILHIITLVQRRIAYYRATFSPANLSIHEKKQMPETRFSLTKLFKFRS; from the exons ATGCTGGTAATTACAACAGAACTCCGGCTGCATCAGGGTAG AAACGCCACTGCTGATTCATCGGTAATAAGTAACGTCAAAGAAATTTCTTACTATGACGTGTCTGGTGAAAAATATTTGACAATATTCAATcactattgttataaaaataccaGATATTTTCA atataaaaaacCATCATCACGCATTGGCACAAACGAAGATGTCAAAAGATTGACAAATACATTCCAAAATATGGATTACAAAGTTACTTGTCATGATGATATGGACTATGGCGATATTATAGACAAAATCATAGAAA taAGTAAGCAGGATCATAAAGAAACATCATGCCTGTGCTTTGCATTTTTAACACATGGGCTAAAAGGCGGGGATCTCTTTGCAGCCGACCGACCTTATCAGTTCAAAGATGTGACAATATTACTTGAAAATGGACATCCAAGtctcgtcggcaaaccgaagctCTTTTTCATTCAA GCATGCAGGGGTGACCAGATAGACAGTGGCCGAAAGGTGGTAATTGATGGACCTGAAGTGTCAGTAAACATTCCTACTCACGCGGATTTTTTGGTTTTGTACTCAAGTGTAgaaa ATTTCGTGTCCTATAGAGATAGAGATGGTTCATTCTTGGTCCAGGAACTCTGCGACATTATTGAAGAATATCACCAAGAGTGGGatattttgcatattattaCACTGGTGCAGAGAAGAATAGCCTACTATAGAGCAACATTTTCGCCAGCAAACCTCTCTATACATGAGAAGAAACAAATGCCCGAGACTCGTTTTTCTTTgacaaaattgtttaaatttagaagttaa
- the LOC120636987 gene encoding uncharacterized protein LOC120636987, translated as MDTLSCDKCRVVVNECLSFCVNTLDSIDNVSLALLCRQSFDEEEIFKAKRLLFEAIPQRLVKRKGEDRKQKNIEDIISVLRSTEPDDIPTFVAKDLHKLPPVTFDHIDVTRLLKDIVTLQSQVRALQEKQEEYMTKKDFEISVRDYEKKKIVSEAEAGETEPYVNTKRGGFCLQDSYDSSSGPMGLMTGLSNGTPPNVTMQKRVPAHPSPSYACVAAVPTSKPISVTPVQRVQQVEAHASPPADAMMSCNAMNCEPSGAETQNNNEGEWVRVVRRKSSRFKGTRGTATVDSSTKLKAADLQIPLYIYNVSKENTERDVAEYVYEKTQINIVPEKKVYILEDIYYLDMEKRP; from the exons ATGGATACCTTATCTTGTGACAAGTGCCGGGTGGTCGTGAATGAGTGCCTGAGTTTTTGTGTTAACACCCTAGATTCAATTGATAATGTCAGTTTAGCACTTCTTTGTAGGCAATCCTTCGACGAAGAGGAAATTTTCAAGGCGAAACGCTTGCTGTTTGAGGCGATTCCACAGAGACTCGTCAAAAGAAAGGGTGAGGATcgaaaacagaaaaatatagaGGATATCATTAGTGTTTTACGAAGTACAGAGCCCGATGATATTCCAACTTTTGTGGCTAAAGACCTACACAAGCTGCCGCCCGTTACTTTCGATCATATCGATGTGACACGCCTTTTGAAGGATATTGTTACCTTGCAGAGTCAGGTGCGGGCTCTTCAAGAGAAGCAGGAGGAGTATATgacaaaaaaagattttgaaaTTTCCGTTAGAGACTACGAAAAGAAGAAAATTGTGTCTGAGGCTGAAGCAGGAGAGACTGAACCTTATGTCAATACCAAGAGAGGCGGTTTTTGCTTGCAAGATAGCTACGACTCATCAAGTGGCCCGATGGGGTTAATGACTGGCCTTTCAAATGGCACACCGCCGAACGTGACAATGCAAAAACGAGTTCCCGCGCACCCGTCACCGTCTTACGCGTGTGTGGCAGCGGTGCCGACCAGTAAACCTATCTCTGTCACGCCCGTTCAACGAGTGCAACAAGTAGAAGCGCACGCGTCACCGCCAGCTGATGCGATGATGTCATGTAATGCAATGAATTGCGAACCGAGTGGCGCGGAAACGCAAAATAACAACGAAGGAGAGTGGGTTCGTGTCGTAAGGCGTAAGTCATCGCGATTTAAAGGAACGAGAGGTACAGCGACGGTAGACTCCTCAACAAAACTAAAAGCAGCGGACTTACAAATcccgttatatatttataatgtttcgAAGGAAAACACGGAGCGTGATGTCGCGGAATATGTATATGAAAAGACGCAGATAAATATTGTGCCTGAAAAG AAGGtatatattttagaagatatatattatttagacatGGAAAAGAGGCCATAG
- the LOC120637145 gene encoding frizzled-7-B has product MGWLWMLFGNALFVLCKSSRVTVYQGDTLPHHGRCEPITIQFCQQIQYNQTIFPNLLNHAKQEDAGSYVHQFTPLVKVNCSPDLKFFLCSVYAPVCTILNKPIPPCRHLCESARHNCDAVIIGFGHVWPEELECSKFPVVTDENVICVGDNNATQESRKAAVTKLPKVDYKSNIDRDPTKLQGAKDLGFVCPVHFKIPKNLDLEYSLKVGDKIEFDCGAPCNGMFFSDNEKSFARSWIAIWAALCSVSCLFTVLTFLIDTDRFRYPERPIIFLSVCYLMVAGAYVMGWGAGDSVSCQGPFASTVSGTRLPNISVITQGTKHEPCTILFMIVYFFSMASSIWWVILTLTWFLAAGLKWGHEAIQANSQYFHLAAWAVPAIKTISILAMGKVDGDILSGVCYVGLWDAEALRGFVLAPLCVYLVLGTIFLMAGFVSLFRIRTVMKHDGTKTDKLEKLMIRIGIFGVLYTVPALIVISCLFYEQAYFDTWMVTWHRDMCSTPLYSIPCPFTHQETERPKFEIFMIKYLMTMIVGITSSFWIWSGKTLISWHQFFDKIRGRRVEAYV; this is encoded by the exons ATGGGGTGGCTATGGATGTTGTTTGGAAACGCATTGTTTGTTTTATGTAAAAGTTCACGTGTTACAGTGTACCAAGGGGATACTTTACCTCACCATGGCCGGTGTGAACCTATAACGATACAATTTTGCCAACAGATACAGTACAATCAAACCATTTTTCCAAACTTGCTGAACCACGCAAAGCAAGAGGATGCTGGTTCTTATGTTCATCAATTCACACCTCTTGTAAAAGTAAACTGCTCGCCGGACCTGAAATTCTTTTTATGCTCAGTTTATGCCCCCGTCTGTACAATATTAAACAAACCTATTCCGCCTTGCCGTCATTTATGCGAATCTGCTAGACACAATTGTGATGCGGTAATAATAGGTTTTGGACATGTATGGCCTGAGGAATTAGAGTGTTCAAAATTTCCAGTAGTGACAGATGAAAATGTTATATGTGTCGGAGATAACAATGCAACTCAGGAATCTCGAAAAGCTGCCGTGACAAAACTGCCGAAAGTAGATTACAAGTCTAATATTGATAGAGATCCTACAAAATTACAAGGTGCAAAAGACCTCGGATTTGTCTGTCCAGTTCACTTCAAGATACCCAAGAACTTAGATTTGGAATATTCACTGAAAGTTGGtgataaaattgaatttgattgTGGAGCACCATGCAATGGAATGTTTTTTAGTGACAATGAAAAGAGTTTTGCAAGATCATGGATTGCTATTTGGGCTGCTTTGTGTTCAGTCAGTTGCTTGTTTACTGTTTTGACATTCCTAATAGATACTGATAGATTTCGATATCCAGAGAGGCCCATAATTTTTCTGTCAGTGTGTTATCTTATGGTTGCTGGAGCTTATGTTATGGGATGGGGTGCCGGAGACTCTGTCAGTTGTCAAGGTCCCTTTGCATCAACAGTTAGTGGAACCAGATTGCCCAACATCTCAGTAATTACTCAAGGGACAAAACATGAGCCCTGCACAATTCTTTTTATGATTGTATATTTCTTCAGTATGGCATCTAGTATATGGTGGGTTATTTTAACCCTGACTTGGTTTTTAGCAGCTGGCCTTAAATGGGGCCATGAAGCTATACAAGCTAACTCTCAATACTTCCATCTAGCTGCTTGGGCAGTTCCTGCCATTAAAACTATATCAATATTGGCAATGGGTAAAGTTGACG GTGACATATTGTCTGGTGTATGCTATGTTGGGCTATGGGATGCAGAAGCTCTACGTGGATTTGTGTTGGCACCATTGtgtgtttatttagttttaggcACAATATTCTTGATGGCTGGTTTTGTTTCACTCTTCCGAATAAGAACAGTTATGAAACATGATGGCACCAAAACtgataaattagaaaagttaatgATACGCATAGGAATATTTGGTGTATTGTATACAGTCCCAGCTTTAATTGTgatttcatgtttattttatgaacaAGCATATTTTGACACATGGATGGTTACATGGCACCGTGACATGTGTTCAACTCCTCTCTATTCCATTCCATGCCCATTCACACACCAGGAGACCGAGAGACCTAAATTTGAAATCTTCATGATAAAGTATCTTATGACAATGATTGTTGGAATCACATCAAGTTTTTGGATTTGGTCTGGTAAGACTCTGATTTCTTGGCATCaattttttgacaaaataagaGGAAGACGTGTTGAAGCATATGTCTGa
- the LOC120637147 gene encoding protein transport protein Sec61 subunit beta: MPPAPSSTSVGAGGRSPSKATSAPRSSSGGTVRQRKSTTTTTAARNRSTGAGSGGMWRFYTDDSPGVKVGPVPVLVMSLLFIASVFMLHIWGKYTRA, from the exons ATG CCGCCCGCTCCAAGTTCTACGTCGGTTGGAGCAGGAGGTCGGTCTCCCAGCAAGGCTACCTCAGCTCCTCGATCTTCAAGTGGTGGTACTGTGAGACAACGTAAATCAACTACAACAACAACAGCAGCTAGAAATCGCAGTACAGGTGCTGGATCAGGCGGAATGTGGCGTTTCTATACTGACGATTCACCTGGGGTGAAAGT AGGCCCTGTACCAGTTTTAGTAATGTCTCTTCTGTTTATTGCCTCAGTGTTTATGCTGCACATTTGGGGAAAATACACTAGGGCATAA